Proteins from a single region of Aureibacter tunicatorum:
- a CDS encoding OmpH family outer membrane protein translates to MMVKGVMNVVNVLVLIAVLWLAADRYLLNDSKEVYVISGKLYDGYLAKKKLEKKFSALQSANKQTLDSLIVVTQRHEGKAREEALQLYREKLMAVQEEEAMVSQQYDQQIWTQINEYIKAFGKEKGYEYIYGASGNGSIMYADENMDITEEVLNYMNDKYEDR, encoded by the coding sequence ATGATGGTTAAAGGAGTAATGAATGTTGTGAATGTGTTGGTATTGATAGCTGTTCTTTGGCTTGCTGCTGACAGGTATCTTTTAAATGATTCCAAAGAAGTCTATGTCATAAGCGGAAAGCTCTATGATGGTTATTTGGCAAAGAAAAAGCTTGAGAAGAAATTTTCTGCTTTGCAAAGTGCCAATAAGCAGACGTTGGATTCTTTGATTGTGGTTACTCAAAGGCATGAAGGAAAGGCTAGAGAGGAAGCGTTGCAATTATATAGAGAGAAGCTTATGGCTGTGCAAGAGGAGGAGGCAATGGTCTCTCAGCAATATGATCAGCAGATATGGACTCAGATTAATGAGTATATTAAAGCTTTTGGCAAAGAGAAAGGGTATGAGTATATCTATGGCGCTAGCGGAAATGGATCAATCATGTATGCTGATGAAAACATGGATATTACAGAAGAGGTGCTGAATTATATGAATGATAAGTATGAGGATAGGTGA